A genome region from Labilibaculum antarcticum includes the following:
- the ftsZ gene encoding cell division protein FtsZ: MIDELLPVDFEPKEKSIIKVIGVGGGGSNAVNHMLKEGITGVDFVICNTDSQALENSKVPIKVQLGKSLTEGRGAGNKPERGRESAIESIDEINKVLSQKTKMIFVTAGMGGGTGTGAAPIIAETARKQGVLTVGIVTIPFRFEGKRRIEQAMEGIANLEKHVDALLIINNEKLRMMYGDLKLSDAFAKADDVLSIAAKSIAEIITVHGYVNVDFADVETVMRDSGVAVMGSASASGEDRAIRAIEEALTSPLLNSNNICGARNILLNIISGKDEVTMQEVSVITNYVHDVVGDEVSIIWGNGNSDRLNDELSVTIIATGFSESPIPELNIEPRKTVQSEAGKLELIIENPAEAEEVAAMKKREERQRREELMRRRSEDDREEYFEVEKKKEMKTPSKDPVKEVEDKEEGEHKKGSLDNWFKDKFTQIFDNNDSSM, encoded by the coding sequence ATGATTGACGAATTGTTACCGGTTGATTTTGAACCTAAAGAGAAATCCATAATTAAAGTGATCGGTGTGGGTGGCGGTGGAAGTAACGCTGTTAATCACATGTTAAAAGAAGGAATTACTGGGGTTGATTTTGTGATTTGTAATACCGATTCTCAAGCCTTGGAGAATAGTAAGGTACCTATTAAGGTGCAACTGGGTAAATCGCTAACCGAGGGAAGAGGCGCTGGAAATAAACCGGAAAGAGGAAGGGAATCTGCAATTGAAAGTATTGACGAGATCAATAAAGTTTTAAGTCAGAAGACCAAAATGATATTTGTGACTGCAGGAATGGGAGGTGGCACCGGAACCGGTGCGGCTCCTATTATAGCAGAAACCGCAAGAAAACAAGGTGTATTAACTGTTGGAATTGTAACCATTCCCTTTCGATTCGAAGGTAAACGAAGAATTGAACAGGCCATGGAAGGAATCGCCAACTTGGAAAAGCATGTTGACGCACTTTTAATCATCAATAACGAAAAGTTGCGGATGATGTATGGTGATTTGAAACTATCTGATGCCTTTGCAAAGGCTGATGATGTTTTGTCCATTGCAGCAAAAAGTATTGCGGAAATCATTACCGTACATGGCTATGTAAATGTCGATTTTGCCGATGTAGAAACGGTGATGCGTGATAGTGGTGTCGCTGTAATGGGATCAGCGTCTGCATCAGGCGAAGACAGAGCTATTCGTGCTATTGAGGAGGCTCTTACTTCTCCATTATTAAATAGTAACAATATCTGTGGAGCAAGAAATATCTTATTAAATATCATCTCGGGTAAAGATGAGGTGACCATGCAGGAGGTAAGTGTAATTACCAATTACGTTCACGATGTAGTGGGTGATGAGGTGAGTATAATTTGGGGAAATGGTAATAGTGATCGATTAAATGATGAATTAAGTGTAACAATTATTGCTACCGGATTTTCGGAAAGTCCTATTCCTGAATTGAATATTGAACCCCGAAAAACGGTCCAGAGTGAAGCTGGAAAATTAGAGTTGATTATTGAGAATCCTGCCGAAGCAGAGGAGGTTGCCGCGATGAAGAAACGGGAGGAGAGGCAGCGAAGAGAAGAGTTAATGAGAAGACGATCTGAGGATGATCGAGAAGAATATTTTGAAGTTGAGAAGAAAAAGGAGATGAAAACCCCCAGTAAAGATCCTGTGAAAGAGGTTGAAGATAAAGAAGAAGGAGAACACAAAAAAGGAAGTCTTGACAATTGGTTTAAAGATAAGTTTACACAGATTTTTGATAATAATGATTCTTCGATGTAG
- the ftsZ gene encoding cell division protein FtsZ translates to MTEDLIDFSLQENESSIIKVIGVGGGGGNAVNYMYKKGIKDVDFIICNTDAQALETSEIPIKIQLGESLTEGRGAGNKPERGEQSAIENLEDINEVLADNTKMVFITAGMGGGTGTGAAPVIAKAAKDMGILTVGIVTIPFRFEGRQRLHQAIAGINKLKENVDSLLVINNEKLSEIYGDLKLSTAFSKADDVLATAAKGIAEIITLHGYINVDFEDVKTVMTNSGVAVMGSASAEGENRAVNAIREALTSPLLNSNDIRGARNILLNISSGEDEVTMDEVGQITDFVQEAVGDIASIIWGTGQDSALGNKVAVTIIATGFDNGLIPEGTAVSKPTSFQAGRGRSSAVEQIKMDLEDVKEKSEERKLILTDLKDTEIDEIENIPAYKRKLTKLGNKHFQSGKIIRFSLDEE, encoded by the coding sequence ATGACTGAGGATTTAATTGATTTTAGTTTACAGGAAAACGAATCATCGATTATTAAAGTAATTGGTGTTGGTGGTGGTGGTGGTAACGCTGTAAATTACATGTATAAAAAGGGCATAAAGGATGTGGATTTCATTATCTGCAATACGGATGCTCAGGCTCTTGAGACAAGTGAAATTCCTATTAAGATACAATTAGGGGAATCGCTTACAGAAGGTCGTGGTGCGGGTAATAAACCCGAGCGTGGCGAGCAATCGGCGATTGAGAATTTAGAAGATATAAATGAAGTGCTTGCCGATAATACCAAAATGGTTTTTATTACTGCAGGTATGGGAGGCGGAACCGGAACAGGGGCTGCTCCCGTTATCGCAAAAGCAGCCAAAGATATGGGAATTTTAACGGTTGGTATTGTTACCATCCCATTTCGTTTTGAAGGACGCCAGCGATTGCACCAAGCCATTGCAGGAATCAATAAATTGAAAGAAAATGTTGATTCCCTTTTGGTGATTAATAATGAAAAGTTAAGCGAAATTTATGGTGATCTTAAATTGTCAACGGCCTTTTCAAAGGCGGATGATGTATTAGCAACTGCAGCCAAAGGAATTGCTGAAATCATAACGCTTCACGGTTACATCAACGTGGATTTTGAAGATGTAAAAACAGTAATGACCAATAGTGGGGTTGCAGTAATGGGATCTGCTTCTGCCGAAGGTGAGAATCGTGCTGTTAATGCTATTCGGGAAGCGCTTACATCACCATTGTTGAATAGCAATGATATTCGTGGAGCTCGCAATATTCTCTTAAATATCAGTTCGGGTGAGGATGAGGTGACAATGGATGAGGTTGGACAAATTACCGACTTCGTGCAGGAAGCTGTGGGTGATATAGCTTCTATTATTTGGGGAACAGGTCAGGATTCCGCTTTGGGGAACAAGGTAGCCGTTACAATTATTGCAACTGGTTTTGACAATGGTTTAATTCCAGAGGGGACGGCAGTTTCAAAACCGACATCTTTTCAGGCTGGAAGAGGCCGCAGTAGTGCAGTCGAACAAATAAAAATGGATTTGGAAGATGTGAAGGAAAAATCGGAGGAGCGGAAGTTGATTTTGACGGATTTGAAGGATACGGAAATTGATGAAATTGAAAACATCCCTGCTTACAAGCGAAAACTTACGAAATTAGGGAACAAGCATTTTCAATCGGGTAAGATTATTCGGTTTTCACTTGACGAAGAGTAA
- a CDS encoding GatB/YqeY domain-containing protein — MSLLEQINSDLKAAMKAKDKEKLGAIRSVKAAFMMEMTKTGAADIDNDSALKIIQRLVKQRKDSASTFSAGGREDLAEVELLELSFLEVYLPAQLSNEDLTVAVQGVIAKTGASSMKDMGKVMGMASKELAGKVDGKAISEKVKELLS; from the coding sequence ATGAGCTTGTTAGAACAGATTAATTCAGATTTAAAAGCTGCAATGAAGGCGAAAGATAAAGAAAAGCTAGGAGCTATTCGATCAGTAAAAGCAGCCTTTATGATGGAAATGACAAAAACAGGAGCTGCTGATATAGATAACGATTCAGCGCTTAAAATCATTCAGCGATTGGTGAAACAACGTAAAGATTCGGCCAGTACTTTCTCTGCTGGTGGTCGTGAAGATTTAGCTGAGGTTGAACTTTTGGAATTAAGTTTCTTAGAGGTTTATCTTCCTGCTCAATTATCCAATGAAGACCTTACTGTTGCGGTGCAGGGAGTTATTGCTAAAACCGGTGCATCTTCAATGAAAGACATGGGAAAGGTAATGGGAATGGCTTCAAAAGAATTAGCAGGGAAAGTAGATGGAAAAGCCATCTCTGAGAAAGTAAAAGAGCTATTGTCGTAG
- a CDS encoding peptidylprolyl isomerase: MATLQKIRNRGVFIGIIIGGALLAFIAGDALKSGGSLLANSRNEMAEIAGESINIRDFQERFNHSQEINKLMSGQSSIPSEQIERLREQVWQQMVQEFVMNREYDELGISISSEELFDMVQGRNIDPTIRQLFQNENGLVDKDQVVATLKQLIAAPNGTPQKAYWLNIEEAIITQRNLAKYNTLVQKGLYMPNALVKDMAVKGSKKVDFNYIVKSYNLISDSTINVSESEIRDYYSKHEDLFKQTESRKIDYVSFDVEPSTEDYKATEKWVVDLKEDFTEESNNVQFVELNGDSDFNTYFFRQDELTNPEVNAFAFTANKGDVFGPYFENEMYKMAKLNEVKMLPDSVKARHILIRPINGDFKSAEAKADSLKALLAKGYAFADLAKDNSSDQGSAVNGGDLGWFTQGKMVQPFNDAAFSSNKNEVKVVLTQFGAHVIQVTNMSKAVKKVQLAIVDRKVEASQETTQLAYAKARSFAGNNLEATSFAKAITAENLNRRTANLKKETKLIPGLENSRDLVRAAYNSDDMESILLSNDNSAVFEFGNKFVVAIISDIKEEGIAPIQDKVSEIKRAIRKDKKAELIIAEMAKNSEGAQSLLSVAQKENLEVKNASGISFQSFQIPGAGIEPKVISTASMLVKGNISSPIKGNQGVYMLVITNENSDEVSDITVKAFKTRLEQGYQYRTNYQAFQALKDNANVIDKRYKFY, translated from the coding sequence AAGAGATTAACAAACTCATGTCAGGACAGAGTTCAATTCCATCTGAGCAGATTGAACGTTTAAGAGAGCAAGTTTGGCAACAAATGGTTCAGGAATTTGTAATGAACCGCGAGTATGATGAGTTGGGAATTTCTATTTCTTCGGAAGAGTTGTTTGATATGGTTCAAGGTCGTAATATTGATCCTACTATCCGCCAATTATTTCAGAACGAAAATGGATTGGTTGATAAAGATCAGGTTGTAGCTACACTTAAGCAATTAATTGCGGCTCCAAACGGAACACCACAAAAAGCTTACTGGTTAAATATCGAAGAAGCTATTATCACTCAAAGAAATCTTGCTAAGTACAACACTTTAGTTCAAAAAGGTCTTTACATGCCAAATGCATTGGTAAAGGACATGGCTGTTAAAGGAAGTAAAAAAGTAGATTTCAATTACATTGTAAAAAGTTATAACCTAATTTCAGATAGTACAATTAATGTTAGCGAATCTGAAATCAGAGATTACTATAGTAAGCACGAAGATCTTTTCAAACAAACAGAATCAAGAAAAATTGATTACGTATCGTTTGATGTAGAACCTTCTACTGAAGATTACAAAGCAACTGAGAAATGGGTTGTTGACCTAAAAGAAGACTTCACTGAAGAGAGCAATAACGTTCAATTCGTAGAATTGAACGGTGATAGCGATTTTAACACATACTTTTTCAGACAAGACGAATTAACTAACCCTGAAGTTAACGCATTCGCGTTTACTGCAAATAAAGGTGATGTATTCGGTCCTTACTTTGAAAACGAAATGTATAAGATGGCTAAGCTGAATGAAGTTAAAATGCTTCCTGATTCAGTAAAAGCCCGTCACATTTTAATTCGTCCTATTAACGGTGACTTTAAAAGTGCTGAAGCAAAAGCGGATAGCTTGAAAGCTTTACTTGCTAAAGGATATGCATTTGCTGATCTTGCCAAAGATAATTCATCAGATCAAGGTTCTGCCGTAAACGGTGGAGACTTAGGATGGTTTACTCAAGGTAAAATGGTTCAACCATTTAACGATGCAGCTTTTTCTTCTAATAAAAATGAAGTAAAAGTTGTCTTAACTCAATTTGGAGCACATGTTATTCAGGTTACCAATATGAGTAAGGCTGTGAAAAAAGTTCAACTTGCTATTGTTGATCGTAAGGTTGAAGCTAGTCAGGAAACAACTCAACTTGCTTATGCTAAAGCTCGTTCTTTTGCTGGAAACAATTTAGAAGCAACTTCTTTCGCAAAAGCAATTACTGCCGAAAACTTAAATCGTAGAACTGCTAATCTTAAAAAAGAAACTAAATTGATTCCTGGACTTGAGAATTCAAGAGATTTAGTTAGAGCGGCCTATAATTCTGACGATATGGAAAGTATTTTATTGAGTAATGATAATTCTGCAGTTTTCGAATTTGGGAACAAGTTTGTTGTTGCTATCATTTCTGATATCAAGGAAGAGGGAATTGCACCTATTCAAGATAAAGTTTCTGAAATCAAAAGAGCGATAAGAAAAGATAAAAAAGCTGAGCTTATTATTGCTGAAATGGCAAAAAATAGTGAAGGAGCTCAAAGTTTACTTTCTGTGGCCCAAAAGGAAAACCTAGAAGTTAAAAATGCTTCAGGCATTAGCTTCCAATCGTTTCAAATTCCTGGTGCAGGAATTGAGCCTAAAGTAATCAGTACTGCTTCAATGCTTGTAAAAGGAAACATCTCTTCTCCTATAAAAGGAAATCAAGGTGTTTACATGCTAGTTATTACCAATGAAAACAGTGATGAAGTTTCTGACATTACAGTAAAAGCATTCAAAACAAGATTAGAGCAAGGTTACCAATACAGAACAAACTATCAGGCATTTCAGGCATTAAAAGACAATGCGAATGTTATTGATAAAAGATACAAGTTTTACTAG